Proteins encoded together in one Fluviicola sp. window:
- a CDS encoding electron transfer flavoprotein subunit beta/FixA family protein — protein sequence MKILVCISKSPDTTSKIAFTNGNKQFDENGVQYIVNPYDEWYALVRGLELKETLGGNLTIITVGNAADEAIIRKALAIGADDAVRIDADPKDAYFTAVQIAEYAKSNGFDLILTGKETINYNGSQVAGMIAEAMDLPFVSLATKLDINGTTARLEQEIVGGVQVVEANLPLVVSCAKGMAEQRIPNMRGIMAARTKPLTVVTPSSNEELTAYVEYGLPAPKSAVKMIDPNNMDELVALLHNEAKVI from the coding sequence ATGAAAATTTTGGTATGTATCAGTAAATCTCCGGATACAACTTCGAAAATTGCGTTCACCAACGGGAACAAGCAATTCGATGAAAATGGAGTTCAGTACATTGTCAATCCTTATGATGAGTGGTATGCACTTGTTCGCGGTTTGGAATTGAAAGAAACGTTGGGTGGAAACTTAACCATTATCACCGTAGGAAATGCTGCTGACGAAGCAATTATCAGAAAAGCATTGGCAATCGGTGCTGATGATGCAGTGCGCATTGATGCAGATCCGAAAGACGCTTACTTTACAGCAGTTCAAATTGCCGAGTATGCCAAATCAAACGGGTTTGACCTGATTCTTACAGGAAAAGAAACGATCAATTACAACGGTTCGCAGGTTGCGGGAATGATTGCAGAGGCAATGGACCTTCCGTTTGTTTCTTTGGCTACCAAATTAGACATCAACGGTACAACTGCACGTTTGGAGCAGGAGATCGTAGGAGGTGTTCAGGTAGTTGAGGCAAACCTTCCGTTGGTTGTTTCCTGTGCAAAAGGAATGGCAGAACAACGCATCCCGAACATGCGCGGAATTATGGCTGCACGTACCAAACCGCTTACAGTGGTTACTCCTTCTTCAAACGAAGAATTAACGGCTTACGTGGAATACGGATTACCTGCACCGAAATCTGCGGTGAAGATGATCGATCCGAACAACATGGACGAATTAGTTGCTTTGTTACACAACGAGGCTAAAGTTATTTAA
- a CDS encoding electron transfer flavoprotein subunit alpha/FixB family protein, which yields MNILVYINSSNHLAKSALEAVTYAKKIGGTITVVATGSVDDATLGTLGEYGAQKVLVDRSVATEDSQQVTRLVAKAAESTGAELIVFSHDLVAKAVAPRLSVRLKAGLVSGAVDVPNANGEVKVNVFSGKAFGFVSVKSAKKIISLLPNSFQPEKTGSACPVEAFDGAAGTALIKVVETKMPEGEIPLPEAELVVSAGRGLKGPENWGIVEDLAKALGAATACSRPVADIGWRPHHEHVGQTGVAIRPNLYIAAGISGAIQHLAGVNGSKVIVVINTDPEAPFFKAADYGVVGDVFEVLPKLTEAVKKFRSTPH from the coding sequence ATGAATATTTTAGTATATATCAATTCATCCAATCATTTGGCGAAAAGTGCGCTTGAGGCGGTTACCTACGCAAAGAAAATTGGCGGAACAATTACAGTTGTGGCTACCGGATCGGTAGATGATGCAACATTAGGAACTTTAGGTGAATACGGTGCTCAGAAAGTATTGGTTGACCGTTCGGTTGCTACGGAAGATTCCCAGCAAGTAACCCGTTTGGTTGCAAAAGCTGCTGAATCAACCGGAGCGGAACTGATCGTTTTCTCTCACGACCTGGTAGCGAAAGCTGTTGCTCCGCGTTTATCCGTTCGCTTGAAAGCAGGTTTGGTTTCAGGAGCGGTTGACGTTCCGAACGCAAACGGAGAAGTGAAAGTGAATGTTTTCTCCGGAAAAGCATTCGGATTTGTTTCCGTAAAATCAGCAAAAAAGATCATTTCCCTGCTTCCGAATTCATTCCAGCCGGAGAAAACAGGTTCTGCTTGTCCGGTTGAAGCATTTGACGGAGCAGCAGGAACTGCATTGATCAAAGTAGTTGAAACAAAAATGCCGGAAGGTGAAATTCCATTACCGGAAGCTGAATTGGTGGTTTCTGCCGGTCGTGGATTGAAAGGTCCTGAGAACTGGGGAATCGTTGAAGATCTGGCAAAAGCATTGGGCGCTGCAACAGCATGTTCCCGTCCGGTTGCCGATATCGGTTGGAGACCTCACCACGAGCACGTTGGACAAACGGGTGTTGCCATTCGTCCGAACCTGTACATCGCAGCGGGAATTTCCGGAGCGATCCAGCATTTGGCAGGTGTAAACGGTTCGAAGGTAATCGTAGTTATCAACACAGACCCGGAAGCTCCTTTCTTCAAAGCTGCTGATTACGGTGTTGTGGGAGATGTTTTTGAAGTACTCCCTAAATTGACGGAAGCTGTAAAAAAATTCCGCTCAACACCACACTAA
- a CDS encoding bifunctional nuclease family protein has translation MDKIKLDIIGLSYSQTQSGAYALVLAESGGKRRLPIIIGGFEAQAIAIELEKMTPTRPLTHDLFKSLAQTFSIQLKEVVIYNLQEGIFFAKLVCEKDGVFSDIDARTSDAIALAVRFDCPIYTFESILSSAGILSDEFLEEEDEVEIADTDENEFTKMNKEELEEQLQNAIDSEDYELASKIRDEIKKRGA, from the coding sequence ATGGACAAGATTAAACTCGACATCATTGGACTGTCATACAGTCAAACTCAAAGCGGAGCTTATGCTTTGGTCCTGGCAGAGTCAGGTGGAAAAAGACGTTTACCGATTATTATCGGCGGTTTTGAGGCCCAGGCAATCGCTATTGAACTGGAAAAAATGACCCCGACAAGACCACTGACCCACGACTTGTTTAAATCCCTTGCCCAAACATTCTCTATCCAGTTAAAGGAAGTTGTGATTTACAACCTGCAGGAAGGTATTTTCTTTGCAAAACTGGTTTGTGAAAAAGACGGAGTGTTCTCCGATATTGATGCAAGAACTTCTGATGCCATTGCTTTGGCTGTCCGTTTTGACTGCCCCATTTACACTTTTGAATCCATTTTATCTTCGGCAGGCATTCTTTCCGATGAATTCCTGGAAGAAGAAGATGAAGTGGAAATTGCTGATACCGATGAAAACGAGTTCACCAAAATGAACAAGGAAGAACTGGAAGAGCAGCTTCAAAATGCTATCGACAGCGAAGATTACGAATTGGCTTCCAAAATCCGCGACGAAATCAAAAAGCGCGGAGCGTAA
- a CDS encoding nucleoside permease, whose amino-acid sequence MGNSIKFRLTVMSFLQFFVWGAWLITIANYWFDTKQWDGGAFGAVFSTLGFSSLFMPAITGIIADKWVHAERLYGILHFLGGITLCFIPFATNESEFFWVIFLAMVCYMPTISLSNTIGYHVLKNNHYDVVKVFPPIRVWGTVGFIAAMWFVNLTGNKASYNQFIISGIAGILLGLYSFTLPKCPPQLGKSEKKSFVEAFGLNAFKLFLNYKTALFFLFSMMLGAALQLTNMFGDVYVSEFGYFGKYQGSLIVEKSTIVMSISQVSETLFILAIPFFLRRFGIKKVMLISMLAWVLRFGLLAYGNPAEGLWMIILSCIVYGMAFDFFNVSGSLYLETTVNYKIRASAQGLFMMMTNGLGAVIGSLASAAIIQRFFTFEFTNSSSLTTYLGIDQSNPVFARLTKFVDISPTGEFSKAVTLRDWSPIWLTFAGYALVIAVLFAILFKHKHNPAELSEISH is encoded by the coding sequence ATGGGGAATTCCATCAAGTTTCGATTGACCGTCATGAGTTTTCTCCAATTTTTCGTTTGGGGAGCGTGGCTGATTACTATTGCCAATTACTGGTTTGACACCAAACAATGGGATGGAGGTGCTTTCGGAGCCGTATTCAGTACCCTTGGATTTTCTTCCCTTTTCATGCCCGCCATTACCGGAATTATTGCCGATAAGTGGGTACATGCAGAACGACTTTACGGAATACTTCACTTTCTTGGAGGAATCACTCTTTGTTTCATTCCGTTTGCGACCAATGAATCGGAGTTTTTTTGGGTGATTTTCCTGGCAATGGTTTGTTATATGCCCACCATTTCTTTATCCAATACCATTGGTTACCACGTCCTGAAAAACAATCACTACGATGTCGTTAAAGTCTTTCCTCCTATCCGCGTTTGGGGAACAGTGGGATTTATTGCAGCCATGTGGTTTGTAAACCTCACCGGGAACAAGGCTTCTTACAACCAATTCATCATTTCAGGAATAGCTGGAATTTTACTGGGACTTTACTCTTTCACACTACCGAAATGTCCTCCTCAGCTGGGAAAATCGGAAAAGAAATCTTTTGTAGAGGCTTTCGGGTTGAATGCATTTAAACTGTTCCTGAATTACAAAACAGCCTTGTTTTTTCTCTTTTCGATGATGTTGGGTGCAGCATTGCAGCTAACCAATATGTTCGGTGATGTCTATGTGAGTGAATTCGGTTATTTTGGAAAATACCAAGGCTCGCTCATCGTCGAGAAATCAACCATCGTTATGTCGATTTCCCAGGTTTCCGAAACGTTGTTCATCCTTGCAATTCCGTTCTTTTTAAGACGATTCGGTATCAAAAAAGTCATGCTGATCAGTATGCTTGCCTGGGTGCTTCGCTTCGGATTGCTTGCATACGGAAATCCTGCAGAAGGATTATGGATGATCATTCTTTCCTGTATCGTTTACGGAATGGCTTTCGACTTCTTCAATGTCTCCGGTTCCCTGTATCTGGAAACAACCGTAAATTACAAAATCAGGGCTTCGGCTCAGGGATTATTCATGATGATGACCAACGGCCTTGGAGCAGTAATCGGAAGTTTGGCAAGTGCTGCCATCATTCAGCGTTTTTTTACTTTTGAATTCACCAATTCTTCGAGCCTCACAACCTATCTGGGGATAGACCAATCCAACCCGGTTTTTGCGAGACTGACCAAATTTGTAGACATTTCGCCAACCGGAGAATTCTCAAAAGCGGTCACACTGCGCGACTGGAGCCCGATCTGGTTGACATTTGCCGGGTATGCACTGGTAATCGCCGTGCTGTTCGCTATCTTATTCAAACACAAACACAATCCGGCAGAATTGTCTGAAATTTCACATTAA
- a CDS encoding CotH kinase family protein has translation MKTILSSLALASSVISFAQTFNGTSGNILDNQELVKSVNVNGLPSNINQTTFGLEQVCLSITHSWDADVTVTIESPDGTQIVLFSAVGGNGNNFDGTCLRSDATTSIVTAGAPFSGTFKPMNSLGVANNGQNPNGTWKLRVFDSASGDEGTLDAWSITFGNDPATHQPFTSSNLPIVLLNTNNQGIPDEPKIEAQMKMIYNGPGNINHVTDPANAYNNKVGIERRGSTSGDFPQKSYGFETRDINGTTIDTVLLGLPEENDWILYAPYNDKTCMRNIMTYKIANEMGHYASRTVLCELVLNGQYQGIYTLMEKIKRDANRVDIAKLLPTDITGDDLTGGYIVKIDKFTGSNNDGWTSDYQAADGSDVNFLYHYPKPDEIMPQQEDYIQAFVDSFETALASPSFADPITGYRKYSVPETFIDFLIINEISKNVDGYRLSTFLHKEKDSKGGKLRMGPMWDFNLAWWNADYCAGDDHTGWQYEFSDVCPGGWQPPTWWSRMMEDPWFQDEVKCRWTTLRQTFLSNDTLFAQIDSIAQYLDEAKDRHFEQWPLLGIYTWPNPSPIPADYAGEIAAFKQWITDRAAWIDNNIQGTCHLGLIEEEIASLSVYPNPFQEEIRVSWFSTGISNTQIKLFDLNGHELSKLEKSPSYGMNEVKLNQFSGSLSSGIYWVEIQEGTSISRVKVVKN, from the coding sequence ATGAAAACTATACTCTCCTCCCTCGCACTTGCTTCAAGTGTTATTTCCTTTGCCCAAACTTTTAACGGAACATCCGGAAATATCCTGGATAACCAGGAATTGGTAAAGTCTGTGAATGTCAACGGACTTCCTTCAAACATCAATCAGACAACCTTTGGTCTGGAACAGGTTTGCCTGTCAATTACCCACTCCTGGGATGCAGACGTCACTGTTACGATCGAATCCCCGGACGGAACACAAATTGTTCTTTTTTCCGCCGTAGGGGGAAATGGTAATAATTTTGACGGAACCTGTTTGAGATCAGACGCAACTACCTCTATTGTCACCGCCGGCGCACCGTTCAGCGGAACGTTTAAACCTATGAACTCTTTAGGAGTAGCCAACAATGGTCAGAATCCGAACGGAACCTGGAAATTGCGTGTTTTTGACTCGGCCAGCGGTGATGAAGGAACTCTGGATGCCTGGTCGATTACCTTCGGGAACGACCCTGCAACCCACCAACCTTTTACGAGCAGTAACCTGCCGATTGTGCTCTTAAACACCAACAACCAGGGCATTCCGGACGAACCGAAGATCGAAGCTCAGATGAAAATGATCTACAACGGTCCCGGAAACATCAATCACGTTACAGATCCTGCCAATGCCTACAACAATAAGGTCGGGATTGAACGCCGTGGTTCTACTTCCGGAGATTTTCCTCAAAAATCCTATGGTTTCGAAACACGTGATATCAACGGGACAACTATTGACACAGTGCTTTTGGGCTTGCCGGAAGAAAACGACTGGATCTTATATGCTCCGTACAACGACAAAACCTGCATGCGCAACATCATGACCTATAAAATTGCCAATGAAATGGGACATTATGCGTCGCGAACGGTTCTTTGCGAGTTGGTTTTGAACGGACAATACCAGGGAATCTACACCCTGATGGAGAAAATCAAAAGAGATGCAAACCGCGTGGACATTGCCAAACTCCTTCCAACGGATATTACAGGTGATGATCTGACAGGCGGATACATCGTAAAGATCGACAAGTTTACAGGTTCCAACAACGATGGCTGGACTTCCGATTACCAGGCAGCAGACGGTTCGGATGTTAATTTCCTGTATCATTACCCGAAACCGGATGAAATCATGCCGCAACAGGAAGATTACATCCAGGCCTTCGTCGATTCGTTCGAAACGGCACTTGCAAGCCCGTCTTTTGCAGATCCGATTACAGGCTACCGGAAGTATTCGGTTCCGGAAACGTTCATTGATTTCCTGATCATCAACGAAATCAGTAAGAATGTAGACGGTTACCGCTTGAGTACTTTCCTGCACAAGGAAAAAGATTCCAAAGGAGGCAAGCTGCGCATGGGCCCGATGTGGGATTTTAACCTGGCGTGGTGGAATGCCGACTATTGTGCAGGAGATGATCATACCGGATGGCAATACGAGTTTTCGGATGTATGTCCGGGCGGATGGCAGCCTCCTACCTGGTGGTCAAGAATGATGGAAGATCCATGGTTCCAGGATGAAGTAAAGTGCCGCTGGACAACCCTTCGTCAGACATTCCTTTCCAACGATACCTTGTTTGCTCAGATCGATTCGATCGCTCAATACCTGGATGAAGCAAAGGACCGTCATTTCGAACAGTGGCCGCTTTTGGGAATTTATACCTGGCCAAATCCAAGCCCGATCCCGGCAGATTATGCGGGAGAAATTGCAGCATTCAAACAATGGATTACAGACCGCGCAGCCTGGATCGACAACAACATTCAGGGAACTTGCCACCTGGGGCTTATCGAAGAGGAAATAGCTTCTTTATCCGTTTATCCGAACCCTTTCCAGGAAGAAATCCGCGTATCGTGGTTCTCAACAGGAATCAGCAACACACAGATCAAGCTTTTCGATCTGAACGGCCATGAATTGAGTAAGCTGGAAAAATCTCCGTCTTACGGAATGAACGAGGTGAAACTCAATCAATTCTCCGGCTCATTGAGCAGCGGTATTTATTGGGTGGAAATCCAGGAGGGAACTTCGATCAGCCGGGTTAAAGTGGTAAAAAATTGA
- a CDS encoding thymidylate synthase yields the protein MKQYHDLLQHILDNGTFKGDRTGTGTLSTFGYQMRFNLEDGFPVLTTKKLHLRSIIHELLWFLQGDTNIKYLKDNNVSIWDEWADENGNLGPVYGYQWRSWPTPDGGSIDQISNLIEQIKKNPNSRRLIVNAWNVAYVDNMALPPCHTMFQFYVAEGKLSCQLYQRSADTFLGVPFNIASYALLTMMVAQVCDLKPGEFIHTLGDAHLYSNHLEQAKLQLERDFRPLPTMKINPDVKDIFGFKYEDFELLNYDPHPHIKAAVAV from the coding sequence ATGAAACAATATCACGATTTATTACAGCACATTTTAGATAACGGAACTTTTAAAGGCGATCGTACCGGTACGGGAACTTTATCCACTTTCGGATATCAGATGCGTTTTAACCTCGAAGACGGGTTTCCCGTTCTGACGACCAAAAAACTGCATTTGCGTTCAATCATTCATGAGTTGTTGTGGTTTCTTCAGGGCGATACCAATATCAAGTATTTGAAAGACAACAATGTTTCTATCTGGGACGAATGGGCAGACGAAAACGGGAACCTGGGTCCTGTTTACGGATACCAGTGGCGCTCCTGGCCCACTCCTGACGGCGGATCGATTGACCAGATTTCCAATTTGATCGAGCAAATCAAGAAAAACCCGAATTCCCGCAGGCTGATCGTTAATGCGTGGAACGTGGCTTATGTAGACAATATGGCTTTACCTCCATGCCACACAATGTTCCAGTTCTATGTTGCAGAAGGAAAACTGAGTTGTCAGTTATACCAGCGATCGGCAGATACGTTCCTGGGCGTTCCGTTCAACATTGCTTCCTACGCCTTATTAACGATGATGGTCGCACAGGTTTGTGATCTGAAACCAGGAGAATTCATTCACACGCTGGGAGACGCACATTTGTATTCCAATCACCTGGAGCAGGCAAAATTACAATTGGAACGTGATTTCAGACCGCTTCCAACCATGAAGATCAATCCGGATGTGAAAGACATTTTCGGATTCAAATACGAAGATTTCGAATTATTGAATTACGATCCGCACCCGCATATCAAGGCGGCGGTTGCTGTTTAG
- the recQ gene encoding DNA helicase RecQ translates to MDHNDLKEALRTFFGFDQFKGQQEAIITNVLQKKNTFVIMPTGGGKSLCYQLPALLSEGTAIVVSPLIALMKNQVDAIRNVSDHNSVAHFLNSSLSKTEINRVKDDILSGKTKLLYVAPESLTKQENIDFLTSVPISFFAIDEAHCISEWGHDFRPEYRRLREIFEKISDVAIIALTATATPKVQADIQKNLNMMDATLYKSSFNRDNLYYEIRAKKDVEKEIIRYIRQRQGKSGIIYCLSRKKVEEMAELLQVNGINALAYHAGLDAATRAKHQDMFLMEEVDVIVATIAFGMGIDKPDVRFVIHHDIPKSLESYYQETGRAGRDGGVGECITFYSYKDIEKLEKFLQGKPVAEQEIGKQLLSEIVSYSETSVCRRKFILHYFGETFDENKCNEMCDNCKYPREKLEGKEFVHQLLQVVDFLQEQQKAKHVCAFLSGGVTAEIKSYRHDQAPLFGVGKDRDEHFWNAVIRQTVVAGLLYKDIETYGTLKFTEKGKEFLANPVSFTLLKQHDYSASDEDDGIVAPGKGGAFDEVLYDMLLDLRKSLSKQNNIPPFVIFQEPTLKDMCFQYPITIDELTNCQGVGAGKAQRYGQPFVEMIHQYVEENDIDRPQDMVVKSLVNKSVLKVQLIQNIDRKLPLEDIGRAQGKTMDEVIEEIEAIVSSGTRVNINYYIDDILDSDNQEEIYEYFSEAETDDLATAYHEFDGDYTEEELRLMRIKFMSEMAN, encoded by the coding sequence ATGGATCACAATGATCTGAAGGAAGCGCTAAGAACATTTTTTGGTTTCGATCAATTTAAGGGACAGCAGGAAGCAATCATTACAAACGTTTTACAAAAAAAGAACACCTTTGTAATTATGCCTACCGGCGGTGGAAAATCCCTTTGTTACCAGCTTCCGGCATTATTATCAGAAGGTACTGCGATTGTAGTTTCTCCCTTGATTGCACTGATGAAAAATCAGGTGGATGCGATCCGCAATGTGAGTGACCACAATTCGGTTGCGCATTTTTTGAATTCTTCATTGAGCAAAACAGAAATTAACCGCGTGAAGGATGATATTCTTTCCGGTAAGACGAAATTGCTTTATGTTGCCCCTGAATCCCTGACAAAACAAGAAAATATAGACTTTTTAACCTCGGTTCCGATTTCTTTCTTCGCCATTGATGAAGCGCATTGTATCTCGGAATGGGGACATGATTTCCGCCCGGAATACCGGAGATTGCGTGAGATTTTTGAAAAAATATCGGATGTGGCCATTATTGCATTGACTGCGACGGCTACTCCAAAAGTTCAGGCAGATATTCAGAAGAACCTGAACATGATGGACGCAACTTTATACAAGTCGTCCTTCAACCGCGATAACCTCTATTACGAAATCCGGGCTAAAAAGGATGTGGAAAAGGAGATTATCCGCTATATCCGTCAGCGCCAGGGGAAATCCGGGATTATTTATTGCCTTTCGCGGAAGAAAGTGGAAGAAATGGCCGAATTGCTCCAGGTAAACGGGATCAATGCACTGGCATATCACGCCGGTTTGGATGCGGCTACACGGGCTAAACACCAGGACATGTTCCTGATGGAAGAAGTGGATGTGATCGTTGCTACCATTGCTTTCGGAATGGGGATCGACAAACCGGATGTGCGTTTTGTCATTCACCACGATATCCCGAAATCGCTGGAAAGCTACTACCAGGAAACGGGTAGGGCCGGGCGCGACGGAGGAGTAGGAGAATGTATTACGTTCTATTCCTACAAAGACATTGAGAAACTGGAAAAATTCCTTCAGGGAAAACCGGTTGCAGAACAGGAAATCGGAAAGCAATTATTGAGCGAAATCGTTTCCTATTCGGAGACTTCCGTTTGCCGCCGGAAATTCATTTTGCATTACTTCGGAGAAACGTTCGATGAAAACAAATGCAATGAAATGTGCGACAACTGCAAGTACCCGCGCGAAAAACTGGAAGGGAAAGAATTTGTGCACCAGTTATTGCAGGTGGTTGACTTCCTGCAGGAACAGCAAAAAGCAAAACACGTATGTGCATTCCTTTCGGGAGGTGTTACCGCTGAGATAAAAAGTTACCGCCACGATCAGGCACCGTTATTCGGTGTTGGAAAAGACCGCGACGAACATTTCTGGAATGCGGTAATCCGTCAAACTGTTGTAGCAGGATTGCTTTACAAGGATATCGAGACGTATGGAACGCTGAAATTTACCGAAAAAGGAAAAGAATTTTTAGCAAATCCGGTATCGTTTACCTTATTGAAACAACACGATTATTCCGCGTCTGATGAAGACGATGGAATCGTTGCTCCCGGAAAAGGAGGAGCTTTCGATGAGGTGCTCTATGACATGCTGCTTGATCTGAGAAAATCGCTTTCGAAGCAGAACAATATTCCGCCGTTCGTTATTTTCCAGGAACCGACATTGAAAGATATGTGCTTCCAATATCCGATCACCATTGATGAATTGACGAATTGCCAGGGAGTTGGTGCCGGGAAAGCACAGCGTTACGGTCAGCCCTTTGTTGAAATGATTCATCAATATGTGGAAGAGAACGATATCGACCGCCCGCAGGATATGGTGGTGAAATCGTTGGTCAATAAATCGGTGCTGAAAGTTCAGCTGATCCAGAATATCGACCGTAAATTGCCTCTGGAGGATATCGGAAGGGCGCAGGGAAAAACGATGGATGAAGTGATTGAAGAGATCGAAGCGATTGTTTCTTCCGGAACACGTGTCAATATCAATTACTACATCGATGATATCCTGGATTCAGACAACCAGGAAGAGATTTATGAGTACTTCTCAGAAGCTGAAACAGATGACCTGGCAACAGCGTATCACGAATTCGACGGCGATTATACCGAAGAAGAACTGAGGCTGATGCGCATCAAGTTTATGAGTGAAATGGCGAATTAG
- the tatC gene encoding twin-arginine translocase subunit TatC: MEEEKNMSFLQHLEELRWRLVRCAAVIIVLAIVIWWFQDWIMTNIFLSMSKPSFFTFHFFCKYMNFMCVDEIPINFQSTTMGGQFSYALWMSFLGGVVVGFPFIFYQLWSFVKPGLKQNEKKMVKGITFYVSVLFFLGILFGYFIVAPMSVQFFGTYQITKDIKNDFTINSYMSTVLSTVFYSGLFFLLPILAYLLGKLGIVSSGFLVKYRKHSIVVVLILAAIITPPDMISQIIVSIPILLLYEIGIFVVKRVEKARLKEETKG, translated from the coding sequence ATGGAAGAAGAAAAAAATATGTCGTTCTTACAGCATCTCGAGGAATTGAGATGGAGACTGGTTCGGTGCGCAGCTGTAATTATTGTTTTGGCGATCGTAATCTGGTGGTTCCAGGATTGGATCATGACGAATATTTTCCTCTCCATGAGCAAGCCAAGCTTCTTCACCTTCCATTTTTTCTGCAAATACATGAATTTCATGTGTGTGGACGAAATTCCGATCAATTTTCAATCAACTACGATGGGAGGCCAGTTCTCTTACGCCTTGTGGATGAGTTTCCTGGGTGGTGTGGTCGTTGGTTTTCCATTCATCTTCTACCAATTGTGGTCCTTTGTAAAACCGGGATTGAAACAGAATGAAAAGAAAATGGTCAAAGGAATCACATTCTACGTAAGCGTATTATTCTTCCTGGGAATTTTATTTGGCTATTTCATTGTGGCTCCCATGAGTGTACAGTTTTTCGGGACTTACCAGATCACCAAAGACATCAAGAATGATTTCACGATCAACTCTTACATGAGTACCGTTCTTTCAACCGTATTCTATTCCGGGTTGTTCTTCCTGCTCCCTATCCTGGCTTATTTGCTGGGAAAACTGGGAATCGTTTCTTCCGGTTTCCTGGTGAAATACCGCAAACATTCCATTGTAGTGGTGTTGATTCTGGCAGCGATTATTACTCCACCCGACATGATTTCCCAGATCATTGTCAGCATTCCGATCTTATTGCTTTACGAAATCGGGATTTTTGTCGTGAAACGCGTTGAAAAAGCACGTCTGAAAGAAGAAACAAAGGGGTAA